In the genome of Misgurnus anguillicaudatus unplaced genomic scaffold, ASM2758022v2 HiC_scaffold_27, whole genome shotgun sequence, one region contains:
- the LOC129433194 gene encoding uncharacterized protein, with the protein MATAESVSAKIDTIRNCTIEIKNMSNVYNLINPQDYTFSGSCCDPHPATISSNKTGICAFTKTQFSARGAVGVLTYDLFHIKNQVCTERMAILFSVPFDYTQYVNVLGVGVFDITCECNKGLYDYMYYGKNPRHFTSIRANVSGITYKAQMVELRADMSNVGKAIMKLEIVDIPDGGPVVEIKHCGEY; encoded by the exons ATGGCGACTGCAGAGAGCGTGTCAGCAAAAATAGACACCATCAGAAACTGCACGATAGAGATCAAAAACATGAGCAACGTCTACAACCTCATCAACCCACA AGACTACACATTCAGTGGGTCCTGCTGCGATCCTCATCCGGCCACAATCAGCTCCAACAAGACCGGGATCTGCGCATTCACTAAAACTCAGTTCAGTGCCCGCGGGGCCGTAGGTGTCTTGACCTATGACCTCTTCCATATAAAGAATCAAGTGTGCACTGAACGCATGGCTATTCTGTTTTCCGTTCCCTTTGACTACACTCAATACGTCAATGTCTTGGGGGTCGGGGTGTTTGATATAACCTGTGAGTGCAATAAAGGTCTGTACGACTACATGTATTATGGGAAAAATCCCAGACATTTTACCAGTATAAGGGCAAACGTATCTGGAATTACCTACAAGGCACAGATGGTTGAATTAAGAGCAGATATGTCCAATGTGGGCAAAGCTATTATGAAACTAGAGATTGTAGACATACCAGACGGTGGCCCAGTGGTGGAGATCAAGCATTGTGGTGAATATTGA